A genomic segment from Drosophila miranda strain MSH22 chromosome 3, D.miranda_PacBio2.1, whole genome shotgun sequence encodes:
- the LOC108158323 gene encoding uncharacterized protein LOC108158323: MFQLGFYAITQKIIEKMKSFGNFGAFCLLILVAGLSAGVEARRLALRPLSVRELRAALRETGLDEDSEAGRSLSSAVAGITGFALGITKGVGGSLLFDVITSNATIQYVTNLLNTTSSSTTGSTGTAQEICFKSRSADGETISGRSSNNRDSSDDLVYSDPISSELPGEERQLGTGTGTGTGSSGGGVTCIVLNSGVRRRRQLVARPDTTANTRNRSRSRRQSKRRVDQRVR, encoded by the exons ATGTTTCAGTTGGGTTTCTACGCGATCACGCAAAAGATCATCGAGAAAATGAAATCGTTTGGGAATTTCGGGGCATTCTGCCTACTCATCCTCGTCGCGGGTCTCAGTGCTGGAGTTGAAG CTCGGCGGTTGGCCCTGCGTCCGTTGTCGGTGCGGGAGCTGCGCGCTGCCCTGAGGGAGACAGGTCTGGATGAAGATTCCGAGGCTGGAAGATCGCTTTCCTCTGCTGTGGCTGGCATCACAGGCTTCGCCCTGGGCATCACCAAGGGCGTCGGTGGCTCCCTACTCTTTGACGTGATCACCTCGAATGCCACAATCCAGTATGTCACCAATCTGCTGAACACCACCTCCTCCTCAACGACGGGGAGCACTGGCACTGCTCAGGAGATCTGCTTCAAGAGCCGCAGTGCCGATGGAGAGACCATCAGTGGACGGAGTAGCAATAACAGAGATTCGAGTGATGATCTAGTCTACAGCGATCCCATTAGCTCAGAGCTGCCCGGCGAGGAGCGACAGTTGGGCACAGGGACTGGCACCGGCACGGGGTCATCCGGTGGAGGCGTCACCTGCATTGTGCTCAACTCTGGAGTCAGGCGGCGACGTCAGCTGGTGGCACGCCCTGATACGACTGCAAACACTCGCAACCGCAGCCGATCCCGGCGCCAGTCCAAGCGGCGAGTCGACCAGAGGGTTCGCTGA
- the LOC108158009 gene encoding uncharacterized protein LOC108158009, which translates to MNSSHTSMRILLLALLPLLFGDTSARHLKLRPLLREEVHELGSSPALGRSVSSGFAALTGFALGLGKALTGVFIYDVIIANVTDIEDSESSASEATVREICFNTERSGNDLTPYYDVDSDGDMTVI; encoded by the exons ATGAACAGCAGCCACACGTCGATGAGGATTCTGTTGCTGGCGCTGCTGCCTTTGCTGTTCGGCGACACATCAG CTAGACATCTGAAACTTCGGCCCCTGCTGCGCGAAGAGGTCCACGAACTGGGGAGCTCTCCGGCTCTGGGACGATCTGTATCCAGTGGGTTTGCTGCCTTGACTGGCTTTGCCCTAGGCCTGGGAAAGGCCCTGACCGGGGTTTTTATCTACGACGTGATCATCGCCAACGTAACCGACATCGAAGATAGCGAAAGTTCAGCAAGTGAGGCCACAGTCAGAGAGATCTGCTTCAACACGGAGAGATCAGGGAACGATCTAACACCTTACTACGATGTGGATAGCGATGGCGAT ATGACTGTAATCTGA
- the LOC108158010 gene encoding putative gustatory receptor 57a translates to MAVLYFFREPETLYDCASFICGLQFVMCCNGFSGRGTGFAITRWKRVYSLGMAGLAVLVLFVSLSGLLGSEEIRNRMAAVDKMVLSIAALEVAMSTLVFVVTVVSLQAAARRHISIYVRLSAMDTLLMRDFGASLNYRKLLRKNIVVLVTVTVLYLGAITSAAIQMASGHRTLFLLSAYCYVIVTGGPHFTGYVHMSLVELLSIRFRLLQKILSPKFLEWRFPQRQLREQRVRQAVAMVQELHQLIPEINRVYAFSLWMSMAHDLAITTSELYIIFGMGVASMEEREDEEMQLNLKREQHKGSRVLLGYVALCMAAPLYKLLIGPFYCERTVLEARRCLRLIEQLDNWYPTSPATRQLVNSLMCWRLQSRPQFTIGFDILLNRTVLTMFVSILVNYLLILIQFAMTQKMGEHIEQQKVALQNWIGI, encoded by the exons ATGGCGGTGCTGTACTTTTTTCGGGAACCAGAGACCCTCTACGACTGTGCCAGCTTCATCTGCGGCCTCCAGTTCGTGATGTGCTGCAACGGGTTCAGTGGACGGGGCACCGGTTTCGCGATTACCCGCTGGAAGAGGGTCTATTCGCTGGGCATGGCAGGACTGGCGGTCCTGGTCCTGTTCGTCTCGCTCAGCGGTCTGTTGGGGAGCGAAGAGATCCGCAACCGAATGGCAGCCGTCGACAAGATGGTGCTGAGCATTGCGGCTCTGGAGGTGGCCATGTCCACGCTGGTGTTTGTGGTCACGGTGGTGTCCCTGCAGGCGGCCGCCCGCCGCCACATTAGCATCTATGTGCGCCTGTCCGCTATGGATACGCTGCTGATGCGGGACTTTGGAGCCAGCCTTAATTACCGGAAGCTGCTCAGGAAGAACATTGTGGTGCTGGTGACAGTCACCGTGCTCTACCTGGGGGCCATCACAAGCGCCGCGATCCAGATGGCCAGCGGGCACCGCACTTTGTTCCTGCTGTCCGCCTACTGTTACGTCATCGTGACGGGGGGCCCTCACTTCACGGGCTACGTCCACATGAGTCTCGTCGAGCTGCTCTCCATCCGCTTCCGGCTGCTCCAGAAGATCCTCAGCCCGAAGTTTCTGGAGTGGCGGTTCCCGCAGCGGCAGCTCAGAGAGCAGCGCGTCCGACAGGCCGTGGCCATGGTCCAAGAGCTCCATCAGCTTATCCCGGAGATCAATCGGGTGTACGCGTTCAGTCTGTGGATGTCGATGGCCCACGACCTGGCCATCACCACCAGCGAGCTCTACATCATCTTCGGCATGGGTGTGGCGAGCATGGAGGAGCGCGAAGATGAGGAAATGCAGCTGAATCTGAAGCGGGAGCAGCACAAAGGCAGCCGGGTTTTGCTGGGCTACGTGGCACTCTGCATGGCCGCTCCTCTTTATAAGCTGCTCATCGGACCCTTCTACTGCGAACGCACAGTCCTCGAGGCCCGGCGGTGCCTCCGCCTCATCGAGCAGCTGGACAACTGGTACCCCACCAGTCCCGCCACGAGGCAACTGGTTAACTCTCTGATGTGCTGGCGCTTGCAATCCCGTCCGCAGTTCACAATCGGCTTCGACATTCTCCTCAATCGAACGGTCCTAACTATG TTTGTCTCGATTCTGGTGAACTATCTGCTCATTCTCATCCAGTTCGCTATGACCCAGAAGATGGGCGAACATATTGAGCAGCAGAAGGTGGCCCTGCAGAACTGGATCGGTATATAA